In one Parageobacillus genomosp. 1 genomic region, the following are encoded:
- the ftsX gene encoding permease-like cell division protein FtsX has translation MRLSTLKRHMRESVKSLGRNGWMTFASISAVTVTLLLVGAFLIVMFNMNHFAKNIENDVEIRVHIDVTANEKNKQALRAQIEKIPQVKEIHYSSKDEELKRLIKSFGEEGSSFRLFEQDNPLSDVYVVKTANPVDTIKVAKEIEKLKFVHKVNYGQGQVEKLFSTLKVARNIGLVLIIGLLFTAMFLISNTIKITIFARRREIEIMRLVGATNGFIRWPFFLEGLWLGVIGAIFPIAAISVVYYNIYKFLEPKITVPFLELLPFNPFMWQISLLLLLVGACIGVWGSIMSVRKFLKV, from the coding sequence ATGAGGCTTAGTACCCTGAAGCGACATATGCGGGAGAGCGTGAAAAGTCTTGGCCGCAACGGCTGGATGACGTTTGCTTCCATTAGTGCGGTGACGGTCACATTATTGCTAGTTGGTGCGTTTTTAATCGTCATGTTTAACATGAATCATTTTGCGAAAAACATCGAAAATGATGTCGAAATCCGCGTTCATATTGATGTAACGGCGAATGAAAAAAATAAACAAGCGCTTCGTGCGCAGATTGAGAAGATTCCTCAAGTGAAGGAAATCCATTATTCCTCGAAAGACGAAGAACTGAAAAGACTAATTAAAAGCTTCGGCGAGGAAGGATCTTCGTTCCGTCTGTTTGAGCAGGATAATCCGTTAAGCGACGTATATGTAGTGAAAACGGCAAATCCGGTCGATACGATCAAAGTAGCGAAGGAAATTGAAAAATTGAAATTTGTCCATAAAGTGAATTACGGCCAAGGTCAAGTGGAAAAATTGTTTAGCACGTTGAAGGTAGCGCGCAATATTGGCCTTGTGCTCATCATCGGCTTATTGTTTACCGCGATGTTTCTCATTTCCAATACTATTAAAATCACGATTTTCGCGCGGCGGCGCGAGATTGAGATTATGAGATTAGTAGGAGCGACGAACGGGTTTATCCGCTGGCCATTCTTTTTGGAAGGATTATGGCTTGGAGTCATCGGTGCGATTTTTCCGATCGCTGCCATTTCTGTTGTTTATTATAACATTTACAAATTTTTAGAACCGAAAATTACGGTTCCATTTTTAGAACTTCTTCCGTTTAATCCGTTTATGTGGCAGATTAGTTTGCTTTTATTGCTTGTCGGAGCATGCATCGGCGTTTGGGGAAGCATCATGTCTGTCCGCAAGTTTTTGAAAGTTTAA
- the ftsE gene encoding cell division ATP-binding protein FtsE — translation MIEMQDVYKTYPNGVVALNGISVRIKQGEFVYVVGPSGAGKSTFIKMMYREEKPTSGTIMVNGVNLAKLKDSKVPLLRRNIGVVFQDFKLLPKLTVYENVAFALEVIEESPKVIRKKVMEVLELVGLKHKVRAYPNELSGGEQQRVSIARSIVNSPKIVIADEPTGNLDPETSWGIMDLFEKINDGGTTIVMATHNREIVNTIRRRVIAIEKGKIVRDEAKGEYGYEA, via the coding sequence ATGATCGAAATGCAGGATGTATATAAGACATATCCGAATGGGGTAGTAGCCCTAAATGGCATTAGCGTTCGCATAAAACAAGGAGAATTTGTCTATGTCGTCGGACCTAGCGGTGCAGGAAAATCAACATTTATAAAAATGATGTACCGCGAAGAAAAACCGACGAGCGGCACGATTATGGTCAATGGGGTAAATCTGGCAAAATTAAAAGACAGTAAAGTTCCATTATTGCGCCGGAACATTGGCGTCGTGTTCCAAGATTTCAAATTGCTTCCTAAGCTAACGGTATATGAAAATGTAGCGTTCGCTTTGGAAGTGATTGAGGAATCGCCAAAAGTCATTCGCAAAAAAGTGATGGAAGTACTGGAATTAGTCGGATTAAAGCATAAAGTCCGCGCTTATCCAAACGAACTTTCCGGTGGGGAGCAGCAGCGCGTTTCCATCGCACGCTCGATTGTCAACTCTCCGAAAATTGTCATTGCCGATGAGCCGACCGGGAATTTAGACCCGGAAACATCATGGGGAATTATGGACCTATTTGAGAAAATTAACGACGGCGGCACGACGATCGTCATGGCGACGCACAACCGCGAAATTGTTAATACGATTCGCCGCCGTGTTATCGCCATTGAAAAAGGAAAAATCGTCCGTGACGAGGCGAAAGGGGAATACGGCTATGAGGCTTAG
- the hpf gene encoding ribosome hibernation-promoting factor, HPF/YfiA family, whose protein sequence is MIYNVRGENIEVTPALREYVEKKIGKLERYLDHTEDVHVHVNLKVYNDKHGKIEVTIPMPHLLLRAEERHDDMYAAIDLVADKLERQIRKHKTKVNRKLRDRDKEVKQVVAVPNHAAVENEEEEFEIVRTKHFSLKPMNSEEAILQMNLLGHNFFIFTNAETNRTNIVYRRKDGKYGLIEAN, encoded by the coding sequence ATGATCTATAACGTTCGCGGGGAAAACATTGAAGTAACTCCAGCATTGCGTGAGTATGTAGAGAAAAAAATTGGGAAATTGGAAAGATATTTGGATCATACGGAAGATGTACATGTTCATGTAAATTTAAAAGTATATAACGATAAACACGGAAAAATTGAAGTGACGATTCCAATGCCACATTTGTTGTTGCGGGCGGAAGAACGCCATGATGATATGTATGCGGCCATTGATTTAGTTGCCGATAAATTGGAACGACAAATCCGCAAGCATAAAACGAAAGTCAACCGCAAATTGCGCGATCGCGATAAAGAGGTAAAACAAGTCGTTGCCGTGCCTAACCATGCGGCAGTGGAGAATGAGGAAGAAGAATTTGAAATTGTCCGCACGAAACATTTTAGCTTAAAACCGATGAACAGCGAAGAAGCGATTTTGCAAATGAATTTGCTTGGCCATAACTTTTTCATCTTTACGAATGCGGAAACAAACCGTACAAACATCGTGTATCGCCGCAAAGACGGGAAATATGGCTTAATTGAGGCGAATTAA
- a CDS encoding HD-GYP domain-containing protein, translating to MRKIHISKAKSGDVLAVDLFGVNGVILLSKGVRLTNQYIRSLQMKGIQYIYIDDKHTHDIKPRPLISPTVRQQAVKKVYDTMTALIEQKKLISRVSSLDLGMEYQKVFKEILDYLLTKENLIINLSDLVVSNGYFFHHSVNVATIAGVIGIAKGYSPQQLLDLGVGALLFDIGMTQLPEGLWRKKGALTEEEKDILRRHTFFGFELLRRQRNISLLSAHCALQHHERYDGSGYPRQLAGEEIHEYARIVAIADVFDALTSARYHRKQYSPHEAAEYLCAAGGIFDYELIKLFLSYIAIYPVATTVVLNTGYIGVVSQVFPDFPLRPVVRVIKDPYGEELKSPYEIDLRKEINVTIVKAV from the coding sequence ATGCGAAAAATACATATTTCAAAGGCCAAAAGCGGCGACGTGCTTGCCGTCGATCTTTTCGGCGTAAACGGTGTCATTCTTCTGTCCAAAGGCGTGCGGCTGACCAACCAATACATCCGCTCGCTGCAAATGAAAGGCATTCAATATATTTATATTGACGACAAACATACGCATGATATTAAACCGCGGCCGCTCATCAGTCCGACCGTCCGCCAGCAGGCCGTAAAAAAAGTATACGACACGATGACCGCTTTGATCGAACAAAAAAAGCTGATAAGCCGTGTTTCTTCCCTAGACCTAGGGATGGAATATCAAAAAGTGTTTAAAGAAATTTTGGATTATTTGCTGACAAAAGAAAATCTGATCATTAACTTATCGGACTTAGTGGTGTCCAACGGCTACTTTTTTCACCACTCCGTCAACGTCGCGACAATTGCCGGCGTCATTGGCATTGCCAAAGGATATAGTCCCCAGCAGCTGCTCGATCTTGGGGTCGGAGCGCTCTTGTTTGACATCGGCATGACGCAGCTTCCGGAAGGGCTTTGGCGGAAGAAAGGAGCGCTAACTGAAGAGGAAAAAGATATTCTCCGCCGCCATACTTTTTTCGGCTTTGAGCTTCTGCGGCGGCAGCGCAACATTTCCCTATTGTCCGCCCACTGCGCGCTCCAGCATCATGAGCGCTATGACGGCAGCGGCTACCCGCGCCAGCTCGCGGGGGAAGAAATTCATGAATATGCGCGCATCGTCGCCATCGCGGATGTGTTTGACGCGCTCACCTCGGCACGCTACCATCGCAAACAATATTCGCCGCACGAAGCGGCAGAATATTTATGCGCAGCCGGCGGCATTTTCGACTATGAATTAATTAAACTATTTCTTTCTTACATCGCCATTTATCCCGTCGCTACAACGGTCGTGTTAAACACCGGATATATCGGAGTCGTATCGCAAGTATTCCCAGACTTTCCGTTGCGGCCGGTCGTGCGCGTCATTAAAGATCCGTACGGCGAAGAACTGAAAAGCCCGTACGAAATCGATTTGCGCAAGGAAATTAATGTGACGATTGTCAAAGCCGTGTAA
- the prfB gene encoding peptide chain release factor 2 (programmed frameshift), with the protein MDLIEIKNELEKMAKRLAEIRGSLDLEAKQARIRELEEQMAAPNFWDDQKAAQTVIAEANALKDLVNEFEALQERFENLEVTYELIKEEPDEDLQQELVAEAKKLTKDFSEFELQLLLNEPYDKNNAILELHPGAGGTESQDWASMLLRMYTRWAERKGFKVETLDYLPGEEAGIKSVTLLIKGHNAYGYLKAEKGVHRLVRISPFDASGRRHTSFVSCEVVPEMDDDIEIEIRPEEIKVDTYRSSGAGGQHVNTTDSAVRITHLPTGIVVTCQSERSQIKNREKAMNMLKAKLYQKKLEEQQAELAEIRGEQKEIGWGNQIRSYVFHPYSLVKDHRTNVEVGNVQAVMDGEIDIFIDAYLRSKLK; encoded by the exons ATTGATTTAATTGAAATTAAAAACGAATTGGAAAAAATGGCTAAGCGATTAGCGGAAATAAGGGGGTCTCTT GACCTCGAAGCAAAGCAGGCGCGCATTCGTGAGCTAGAAGAACAAATGGCCGCGCCAAACTTTTGGGACGATCAGAAAGCAGCGCAGACGGTGATTGCGGAGGCCAATGCGCTGAAAGACTTAGTGAATGAATTTGAAGCTTTGCAAGAGCGCTTTGAAAACTTAGAAGTGACGTACGAATTGATTAAAGAAGAGCCGGATGAAGATTTGCAGCAGGAGCTGGTCGCGGAAGCGAAAAAATTGACGAAGGACTTTAGCGAATTTGAGCTTCAGCTCTTATTAAACGAGCCGTATGATAAAAACAATGCAATTTTAGAGCTCCATCCGGGCGCAGGCGGTACGGAATCGCAAGACTGGGCTTCGATGCTGCTAAGAATGTATACGCGCTGGGCGGAGAGAAAAGGATTTAAAGTCGAAACGCTGGATTACTTGCCTGGGGAAGAAGCAGGCATTAAAAGCGTCACGCTTTTAATTAAAGGGCATAACGCCTACGGCTATTTAAAAGCGGAAAAAGGCGTGCACCGGCTCGTGCGGATTTCGCCGTTTGACGCGTCAGGGCGCCGCCATACGTCGTTCGTTTCTTGTGAAGTCGTGCCGGAGATGGATGATGATATTGAAATCGAAATCCGCCCGGAAGAGATCAAAGTCGACACGTACCGTTCGAGCGGCGCCGGAGGGCAGCACGTCAATACAACCGATTCGGCGGTGCGCATCACCCACCTTCCGACCGGCATTGTCGTGACATGCCAATCGGAGCGCTCGCAAATTAAAAACCGTGAAAAAGCGATGAACATGCTTAAAGCGAAACTTTACCAAAAGAAACTCGAAGAACAGCAAGCCGAGCTTGCCGAAATTCGCGGCGAACAAAAGGAAATCGGCTGGGGAAACCAAATTCGTTCGTATGTGTTTCATCCTTACTCGCTTGTCAAAGACCATCGCACCAACGTCGAGGTCGGAAACGTGCAAGCGGTGATGGATGGCGAGATCGATATCTTTATTGATGCTTATTTGCGTTCGAAACTAAAATAA
- a CDS encoding YitT family protein — MRRRNRSRHPKMKLVMEYVCILIGSAIVAMAFNVFLLPNRVASGGVSGISTITYALFGWQPAYVQWALNIPLFIAGVVLLGRQFGIKTLVGTVFLPFVVYVTKGIEPATHNPLLGALFGGIGVGLGLGIVFRGRASTGGTDLAAQIIHKYTGLSLGMCVILIDGLIVLTAAFVFDIERALYALIALYVTSKTIDLVQVGLGYSKMALIITNEEEKVRQAILHEIDRGVTKLPAYGGYTEHERPVLMCVVQQSEFTKLKQLVRSIDPSAFVIVTNATEVFGEGFQRT, encoded by the coding sequence ATGCGAAGAAGAAATCGGTCAAGACATCCAAAAATGAAACTTGTCATGGAATATGTGTGCATATTGATTGGCTCTGCCATCGTCGCAATGGCGTTCAACGTCTTTTTATTGCCAAACCGCGTCGCTTCTGGCGGGGTAAGCGGTATTAGCACGATCACGTATGCGCTGTTTGGCTGGCAGCCGGCTTATGTCCAATGGGCGCTCAACATTCCTTTATTTATTGCCGGCGTCGTGCTGCTAGGTCGGCAGTTTGGCATCAAAACGCTTGTCGGAACGGTGTTTTTGCCATTTGTCGTGTATGTAACAAAAGGAATTGAACCAGCCACCCATAACCCGTTATTGGGCGCGCTGTTTGGCGGCATTGGCGTTGGTCTTGGCCTTGGCATTGTCTTTCGCGGCAGAGCATCGACAGGCGGAACGGATTTAGCGGCGCAAATTATCCATAAATATACAGGTCTGTCGCTTGGGATGTGCGTCATATTGATTGATGGGCTGATCGTTTTAACGGCGGCGTTTGTGTTTGATATTGAACGGGCGCTTTATGCGCTTATCGCCCTTTATGTGACAAGCAAAACGATCGATTTAGTCCAAGTCGGCCTCGGCTATTCGAAAATGGCGCTGATTATTACGAACGAGGAAGAAAAGGTGCGCCAAGCGATTTTGCATGAAATTGACCGCGGGGTGACAAAGCTGCCGGCCTATGGCGGCTATACGGAACATGAGCGCCCGGTACTGATGTGCGTCGTGCAGCAATCGGAGTTCACAAAATTGAAACAATTGGTCAGAAGCATTGATCCATCAGCGTTTGTCATTGTAACGAATGCGACGGAAGTGTTTGGTGAAGGATTTCAACGTACGTAA
- a CDS encoding flagellar protein FliT, translating into MGVVHDLLAVTKELRDLVAMPITAEARDEKIATIERLLMRREELMAELRPPYSEEEQQLGRQIIAWNREIEEHLQAIKRQIQRDLAMIGEKRRANAHYTNPYEQPLVMDGMFYDKKR; encoded by the coding sequence ATGGGCGTCGTCCATGATTTATTAGCGGTGACGAAAGAGCTGCGGGACCTCGTTGCGATGCCGATCACAGCGGAAGCGCGCGACGAAAAGATAGCGACTATCGAGCGGCTGCTTATGCGGCGGGAGGAGCTCATGGCCGAGCTTCGTCCGCCGTATAGCGAGGAAGAACAGCAGCTTGGGCGGCAAATCATTGCGTGGAATCGGGAGATTGAAGAACACTTGCAGGCGATCAAGCGGCAAATCCAGCGTGATTTGGCGATGATCGGCGAGAAAAGGCGGGCCAATGCCCATTACACGAATCCGTACGAGCAGCCGCTTGTGATGGACGGTATGTTTTACGATAAAAAGAGATAG
- the secA gene encoding preprotein translocase subunit SecA, which translates to MFGVLKKVFDPNKRQLSRLEKIADQVDALGPEMAKLSDEQLRQKTEEFKARYQQGESLDDLLVEAFAVVREGAKRVLGLYPYKVQIMGGIVLHEGDIAEMKTGEGKTLTATMPVYLNALTGRGVHVVTVNEYLASRDATEMGKLYEFLGLTVGLNLSGMSREEKQAAYNADITYGTNNEFGFDYLRDNMVLYKEHIVQRPLHYAIIDEVDSILIDEARTPLIISGTAQKSTKLYIQANAFVRTLKKGVDYTYDEKTKSVQLTEEGITKAEKAFGIDNLFDLKHVTLNHHINLALRAHVTMQRDVDYVVEDGKVVIVDPFTGRLMHGRRYSDGLHQAIEAKEGLEIQNESMTLATITFQNYFRMYEKLAGMTGTAKTEEEEFRNIYNMRVVVIPTNKPVIREDRPDLIFRTMEGKFRAVVEDIAQRHAKGQPVLVGTVAIETSELLSDMLKKRGIPHNVLNAKNHAKEAEIIAQAGQKGAVTIATNMAGRGTDIKLGEGVKELGGLAVIGTERHESRRIDNQLRGRSGRQGDPGVSQFYLSLEDELMRRFGSESLMAMMDRLGMDDSQPIQSKMVTKAVESAQKRVEGNNFDARKQLLQYDDVLREQREIIYRQRYEVLDSDNLRGIIEKMIQSVIERVVNAHTPKEELPEEWNLQGIIDYLNANLLPEGDVTVNDLRGKEPEEMIELIWEKVKARYDEKEQQIPPEQMREFERVIVLRAVDMKWMDHIDAMEQLRQGIHLRAYGQIDPLREYQMEGYAMFENMIASIEEEVARYIMKAEIHSNLERQEVAKGEAVHPKEGEEETKRKPYRKAVRIGRNDPCICGSGKKYKHCCGKNA; encoded by the coding sequence ATGTTTGGAGTATTGAAAAAGGTGTTTGACCCAAACAAACGCCAACTGAGTCGTTTAGAAAAGATTGCGGACCAAGTCGATGCGCTTGGACCAGAGATGGCAAAGTTATCGGATGAACAGTTGCGGCAAAAGACGGAGGAGTTTAAAGCTCGCTATCAGCAAGGCGAGTCGCTCGATGATCTTCTTGTTGAAGCGTTTGCCGTTGTGCGCGAAGGGGCAAAGCGCGTCCTTGGCTTATATCCATATAAAGTGCAAATTATGGGCGGTATCGTTCTTCATGAGGGCGATATCGCAGAAATGAAGACCGGGGAAGGAAAAACGCTGACGGCGACGATGCCGGTTTATTTAAACGCCTTGACGGGAAGAGGCGTGCATGTCGTGACGGTCAACGAATATTTGGCGAGCCGCGACGCGACGGAGATGGGCAAGCTGTATGAGTTTTTAGGCTTGACCGTCGGCTTGAACTTAAGCGGCATGTCGCGCGAAGAAAAGCAGGCGGCGTATAATGCCGATATTACGTATGGCACGAACAACGAATTCGGCTTTGACTATTTGCGCGATAACATGGTGCTTTATAAAGAGCATATCGTGCAGCGCCCGCTTCACTACGCGATTATTGACGAGGTCGACTCGATTTTGATTGATGAAGCGCGGACGCCGCTCATTATTTCCGGTACGGCGCAAAAATCGACCAAGCTGTATATCCAGGCGAACGCGTTTGTGCGTACGTTGAAAAAAGGTGTCGACTATACGTACGATGAAAAGACGAAAAGCGTGCAGCTGACCGAAGAAGGAATTACGAAAGCGGAAAAAGCGTTTGGCATTGATAACCTATTCGACTTAAAGCATGTTACGCTAAACCATCATATTAACTTGGCGCTGAGAGCGCACGTGACGATGCAGCGGGATGTCGATTATGTCGTCGAAGACGGCAAAGTCGTCATCGTCGACCCGTTTACCGGGCGCCTAATGCATGGCCGCCGTTATAGCGATGGATTGCATCAGGCGATCGAGGCGAAAGAAGGGCTCGAAATTCAAAACGAATCGATGACGCTCGCGACGATCACGTTCCAAAACTATTTCCGCATGTACGAAAAGCTGGCGGGAATGACGGGGACGGCAAAAACGGAAGAAGAAGAATTCCGCAATATTTATAACATGCGAGTCGTCGTCATTCCGACCAACAAGCCGGTCATTCGCGAAGACCGTCCGGACTTGATTTTCCGGACGATGGAAGGCAAATTCCGCGCCGTGGTGGAAGATATCGCACAGCGCCATGCGAAAGGACAGCCGGTGCTTGTTGGGACAGTAGCGATTGAAACGTCGGAATTGCTTTCGGACATGTTGAAAAAACGCGGCATTCCGCATAATGTATTGAACGCGAAAAACCATGCGAAAGAAGCGGAAATTATCGCTCAAGCTGGCCAAAAAGGCGCGGTGACGATCGCAACGAACATGGCCGGGCGCGGTACCGACATTAAGCTCGGTGAAGGAGTGAAAGAGCTCGGCGGTTTGGCGGTCATTGGTACGGAGCGCCATGAAAGCCGGCGGATCGATAACCAGTTGCGCGGCCGTTCCGGACGTCAAGGAGACCCGGGGGTATCGCAGTTTTATCTGTCGCTCGAAGATGAACTCATGCGCCGCTTTGGTTCGGAAAGCTTAATGGCGATGATGGACCGCTTAGGCATGGACGATTCGCAGCCGATCCAAAGTAAAATGGTGACAAAAGCGGTAGAATCGGCGCAAAAACGGGTCGAAGGCAACAACTTCGATGCGCGCAAACAGTTGCTTCAATATGACGATGTATTGCGCGAACAGCGCGAAATCATTTATCGCCAGCGCTATGAAGTGCTTGACTCTGACAACTTGCGCGGCATTATTGAAAAAATGATTCAGTCGGTTATTGAGCGCGTTGTTAACGCGCATACGCCGAAAGAAGAGCTTCCAGAAGAATGGAATTTACAAGGGATCATTGATTACCTCAATGCCAACCTGTTGCCGGAAGGCGATGTGACCGTTAACGATTTGCGCGGCAAAGAGCCGGAAGAAATGATCGAGCTCATTTGGGAAAAAGTCAAAGCGCGCTATGATGAAAAAGAACAGCAAATTCCGCCGGAACAAATGCGTGAATTTGAACGTGTTATCGTCCTTCGTGCCGTCGATATGAAATGGATGGATCATATTGACGCGATGGAGCAGCTGCGCCAAGGCATCCACTTGCGCGCATATGGACAAATCGATCCGCTTCGCGAGTACCAAATGGAAGGATATGCGATGTTTGAAAACATGATTGCTTCCATTGAAGAAGAAGTGGCAAGATATATTATGAAGGCCGAAATTCATAGCAATCTCGAGCGCCAGGAAGTGGCGAAAGGCGAAGCGGTTCATCCGAAAGAAGGAGAAGAAGAGACGAAGCGGAAACCGTACCGCAAGGCGGTGCGCATCGGCCGCAACGATCCTTGCATTTGCGGCAGCGGCAAGAAGTACAAACATTGCTGCGGGAAAAACGCATAA
- a CDS encoding murein hydrolase activator EnvC family protein: protein MKKRKVMALVAATALSFSAFPHSTGAVSDRAIQEKWNEISNIRSKQSAVQEKINNADQEIKKLQSQQKLLSEEIKKLDLAVEETSGKIRNLTADIDQTEQDIEQLQKEIAEVQARIEKRNEILKERVRSLQESGGVISYLEVLLGSQSFSDFIDRMSAVTTIFEADKQIIREQQADKALKEKKESELTEKRNRLQENLEELQQLQQQLNKQMEEKNRLMADLKQKEEEHHDHKMALEEEQELLKKQEAAVKQQLQQLEEQKRAEAARTYSASPSRGNHVSSSRGSHASSSNVPPVTSGAFMRPANGPITSGFGYRSFDHEFHPGIDIGKTAPVVPVVAAADGYVFRSYFSSSYGNVIFITHVINGQVYTTVYAHLDARLVGEGQRVQKGQIIGYMGNTGESSGPHLHFELHRGQWNAAKSNAVNPLDYIN from the coding sequence ATGAAAAAGAGGAAAGTGATGGCGCTTGTTGCGGCAACGGCGCTAAGTTTCAGTGCTTTTCCTCATTCCACGGGGGCGGTAAGCGACCGCGCTATTCAAGAAAAATGGAATGAGATTAGCAACATTCGTTCGAAGCAATCTGCTGTTCAAGAAAAAATCAATAATGCGGATCAGGAAATTAAAAAACTGCAATCCCAACAAAAATTGCTTTCCGAAGAAATTAAAAAACTGGATTTAGCGGTCGAAGAAACGAGCGGGAAAATCCGCAATTTAACAGCGGATATTGATCAAACCGAACAAGATATCGAGCAATTGCAAAAAGAGATTGCCGAAGTACAAGCGCGTATTGAAAAAAGAAATGAGATTTTAAAAGAGCGCGTCCGCTCTTTGCAGGAAAGCGGCGGAGTGATCAGCTATTTAGAAGTATTGCTTGGATCGCAAAGCTTCAGCGACTTTATTGACCGCATGAGTGCGGTGACGACGATTTTCGAAGCCGACAAGCAAATTATTCGCGAACAGCAGGCGGATAAAGCGTTAAAAGAGAAAAAAGAAAGCGAACTCACGGAAAAACGGAATCGTCTGCAAGAAAATTTAGAGGAACTACAACAGCTGCAACAACAATTAAATAAACAGATGGAAGAGAAAAACCGTTTAATGGCTGATTTGAAGCAAAAAGAAGAAGAACATCATGATCACAAAATGGCGCTCGAAGAAGAACAGGAATTGTTGAAAAAGCAGGAAGCAGCGGTAAAACAGCAGCTCCAGCAGCTGGAGGAGCAAAAGCGTGCGGAAGCAGCACGTACATATTCCGCTTCGCCTTCTCGAGGCAACCATGTTTCCTCTTCTAGAGGTAGCCATGCTTCCTCTTCTAACGTTCCGCCGGTTACAAGCGGTGCGTTTATGAGACCGGCAAACGGTCCGATTACATCCGGATTCGGTTATCGCAGTTTTGATCACGAGTTCCATCCGGGAATCGATATCGGTAAGACTGCTCCTGTCGTTCCTGTGGTGGCCGCAGCAGACGGATATGTGTTCCGTTCCTACTTCTCTAGCAGCTACGGAAATGTTATTTTCATTACGCATGTCATCAACGGCCAAGTATACACAACGGTATATGCGCACCTCGATGCGCGCCTCGTTGGCGAAGGCCAGCGCGTTCAAAAAGGACAAATCATCGGCTATATGGGTAATACGGGTGAGTCGTCAGGCCCTCACCTTCACTTCGAACTACATCGTGGACAATGGAATGCCGCGAAATCGAATGCGGTAAATCCGCTTGATTATATTAATTAA
- a CDS encoding phosphatase PAP2 family protein, whose protein sequence is MNLKLELTRAFFLSLFSATVFGLTAFLVSDSQVARFDDSIISFIQGFESPILTAVMQFFSWIGSGRIVTIISLIVLFILYKVWKYRSELVLFVTVVVGSSILNQLLKSLFHRDRPSLHRLVEASGFSFPSGHSMEAVALYGILAFLLWRHIENRLGRGVLIFVSLVMIMAIGVSRIYLGVHYPSDVIGGYFAGGFWLFAAIWFYQRYKERKFD, encoded by the coding sequence GTGAACTTAAAACTTGAGCTTACGCGAGCTTTTTTCTTAAGTCTATTTTCAGCGACTGTTTTCGGCTTGACGGCTTTTCTTGTCAGTGATAGCCAGGTGGCCCGTTTTGACGACTCTATCATATCTTTCATTCAAGGATTTGAATCACCTATATTAACTGCAGTGATGCAATTTTTTAGTTGGATCGGATCGGGACGAATCGTAACCATCATCTCGTTGATTGTACTGTTTATTCTATACAAAGTGTGGAAGTACCGTTCTGAGTTGGTGTTATTCGTTACGGTCGTTGTAGGATCATCCATCCTGAATCAGCTATTAAAAAGTCTGTTTCATCGTGATCGCCCCAGTTTACATCGTCTTGTTGAAGCCAGTGGATTTAGTTTTCCGAGTGGACATTCGATGGAGGCTGTCGCTTTATATGGTATTCTCGCTTTTCTTCTGTGGCGTCATATAGAAAACCGGTTGGGAAGAGGAGTTCTCATTTTCGTCAGTCTCGTCATGATTATGGCTATCGGCGTCAGCCGTATTTATTTAGGTGTTCATTATCCCAGCGACGTTATTGGCGGGTACTTCGCCGGCGGTTTTTGGCTCTTTGCGGCTATCTGGTTTTATCAGAGGTACAAGGAAAGAAAGTTTGATTAG
- the cccB gene encoding cytochrome c551 produces the protein MKWKLATVFLGASLALAACGGGNNATDNNNGNNGGGDTTAAAEDIFQQNCSSCHGKDLSGGAGPNLQKVGSKYSKDEIKQIIEKGRGGMPPGIIKGEDADKVAEWLASKK, from the coding sequence ATGAAATGGAAACTTGCTACTGTATTTCTTGGTGCTTCGCTAGCACTCGCGGCCTGTGGCGGCGGCAACAATGCAACAGATAACAACAATGGCAATAATGGTGGAGGGGATACTACCGCAGCAGCAGAGGATATTTTCCAACAAAACTGCTCCTCTTGTCATGGGAAAGATTTATCAGGCGGGGCAGGACCGAACTTACAAAAAGTCGGAAGCAAATACTCGAAAGACGAAATTAAACAGATCATTGAAAAAGGGCGCGGCGGTATGCCACCAGGAATCATCAAAGGAGAAGATGCAGACAAAGTCGCAGAATGGCTTGCGTCCAAAAAGTAA